A window of the Pantoea sp. Lij88 genome harbors these coding sequences:
- a CDS encoding sensor domain-containing diguanylate cyclase: protein MNTMIKPSFTAVWSTDAQGICVASQASPAGLMPELKGVTLSSWLRLAQADDDAKIALKLTAALEMLTPFHIEVPIHCLDGKTRRVLLSGLPDAQPGTSHLQYNGFILDVTGQRKALEDALRTAAEYRLLIENSTDLIAHCDAEGRYVSISPSYSEMIGWTAEEVVGQMVVDFLHPDDRGLATEALGCIFSGGVLPDVVEVRKLHRDGHYINLGTKACGVINPNSGKNIGAVLVSRDITRDKERMRDLEKLATLDTLTGLHNRAWIIEKVGCMLSQTDDQAFTTVMFIDLNGFKAVNDLMGHATGDALLQQFSERLQRCMRPGDSVARLGGDEFVVAAKCSNREAASAIARRIIDSLHEPFAIDNRDVRIGAAIGISLARFGTASAKMLFENADKAMYQAKARRDGSYQFFESAAD from the coding sequence ATGAACACAATGATCAAACCCTCTTTTACCGCTGTCTGGTCTACAGACGCCCAGGGTATCTGCGTCGCCAGTCAGGCAAGCCCGGCGGGTCTGATGCCTGAACTGAAGGGCGTGACGCTGAGTTCATGGCTGAGGCTGGCGCAGGCTGATGACGATGCGAAAATCGCGCTGAAACTGACTGCCGCGCTGGAAATGCTGACCCCTTTTCATATCGAAGTGCCGATCCACTGTCTGGATGGCAAGACGCGCCGTGTGCTTTTGTCCGGCTTACCGGACGCCCAGCCTGGTACATCTCACCTGCAATATAACGGCTTCATTCTTGATGTGACCGGACAGCGTAAGGCGCTGGAAGATGCACTGCGCACCGCAGCAGAATATCGTTTGTTAATTGAAAACAGCACCGATCTGATTGCCCATTGCGACGCGGAAGGCCGTTACGTTTCCATCTCGCCTTCTTATAGCGAAATGATTGGCTGGACTGCCGAAGAAGTCGTCGGCCAGATGGTGGTGGATTTCCTGCATCCCGACGATCGCGGATTAGCCACTGAAGCGCTGGGCTGTATCTTCAGCGGGGGCGTGCTGCCGGATGTGGTTGAGGTGCGTAAACTGCATCGTGACGGCCATTACATCAATCTGGGCACAAAAGCCTGTGGCGTCATCAACCCTAATTCCGGCAAAAATATTGGTGCCGTGCTGGTTTCACGCGACATCACGCGAGACAAAGAACGGATGCGCGATCTTGAGAAGCTGGCGACCCTGGACACGCTGACCGGACTGCATAATCGTGCCTGGATCATCGAGAAGGTGGGCTGCATGCTGTCGCAGACAGACGATCAGGCTTTCACCACCGTGATGTTTATCGATTTGAATGGGTTTAAGGCGGTGAACGATCTGATGGGCCACGCGACAGGTGATGCTTTATTGCAACAGTTCAGTGAACGGCTGCAACGCTGCATGCGTCCGGGCGACTCGGTGGCGCGGCTGGGTGGAGATGAGTTTGTCGTGGCAGCGAAGTGCAGCAACCGCGAAGCCGCTTCCGCCATTGCCCGGCGGATTATCGACAGTCTGCACGAGCCATTCGCCATTGATAACAGGGATGTGCGCATCGGCGCGGCGATTGGGATCAGCCTGGCCCGTTTCGGTACGGCATCGGCCAAAATGTTATTCGAAAACGCGGACAAGGCGATGTACCAGGCCAAAGCACGGCGCGATGGCTCTTATCAGTTTTTTGAGTCCGCAGCGGATTAG
- a CDS encoding helix-turn-helix domain-containing protein: MTTDITVVLAEINSTRPILEQVANKWSVLILTVLCSQPSRFNAIKRRLDPITHKSLTEALRRLERNGLVSRRVIASSPVAVEYSITPLGRTLQDPFIALVSWAKQHGGAMEQAQAVYDDGRDGEESI, encoded by the coding sequence ATGACCACTGATATCACCGTTGTGCTGGCCGAGATCAACAGCACGCGCCCTATTCTGGAACAGGTGGCAAACAAATGGTCAGTATTGATTCTGACCGTGTTGTGCTCCCAGCCGTCACGTTTTAACGCCATTAAGCGCAGGCTCGATCCCATTACCCATAAGTCTCTGACGGAGGCACTGCGGCGACTGGAACGAAATGGACTGGTGAGCCGCCGTGTGATCGCCTCCTCCCCCGTGGCGGTCGAATATTCGATTACGCCGCTGGGCCGGACTTTACAGGATCCGTTTATCGCGCTGGTGAGCTGGGCGAAGCAACATGGGGGAGCGATGGAACAGGCGCAGGCGGTTTATGATGATGGGCGGGATGGGGAAGAATCGATATAA
- a CDS encoding glucose 1-dehydrogenase encodes MMKLSGKIALVTGGNSGIGLAVARRFVQEGARVFITGRREAQLAEAVALIGGEVEAIAGDITRTGDLERLFETLKTRAGRLDILVNSSGVSEPASLEETTEQHLDRIFNLNVRAMVLTVQHAVRLMDEGSSIVLVGSIAGSIANPGYAAYSASKAAVRSYARTWNSELAPRGIRVNTLSPGPTDTPMFSQASDEIRQTLSARIPAKRLGNPDEVAAAALFLASDESSYVSGTELVIDGGMTA; translated from the coding sequence ATAATGAAACTAAGTGGAAAGATCGCCCTGGTCACGGGTGGTAATAGCGGTATTGGCCTCGCTGTTGCCCGTCGTTTTGTTCAGGAAGGTGCACGGGTTTTTATAACGGGCCGACGTGAAGCTCAGCTGGCTGAGGCTGTTGCGCTGATTGGCGGAGAGGTTGAGGCGATTGCCGGTGACATCACCCGCACAGGCGACCTAGAACGTCTGTTTGAAACGCTCAAAACCAGGGCTGGCCGGCTCGACATCCTCGTTAATTCGTCTGGCGTGTCAGAGCCTGCGAGCCTGGAAGAGACCACCGAGCAGCACCTTGATCGCATCTTTAATCTGAATGTACGCGCCATGGTGTTGACGGTTCAGCACGCGGTGCGGCTTATGGACGAGGGCAGCAGCATCGTGCTGGTGGGTTCGATTGCGGGGAGCATCGCCAATCCCGGCTATGCTGCCTATTCCGCCAGCAAGGCCGCAGTACGGTCCTATGCCCGCACCTGGAACAGCGAGCTGGCACCGCGCGGCATCAGAGTTAACACACTCAGCCCTGGCCCCACTGACACACCGATGTTTAGCCAGGCCAGCGATGAAATCAGGCAGACGCTAAGCGCACGGATCCCGGCAAAGCGGCTCGGCAATCCTGATGAAGTGGCGGCCGCCGCACTGTTTCTGGCCTCTGATGAAAGCAGTTACGTTAGCGGCACCGAACTGGTGATTGATGGCGGCATGACGGCATAG
- a CDS encoding amidase, producing the protein MKLTEYTSFDGTGLAELISLGEVTAQEVRDAAINAITKVNDEINAVIEVWDDECGLSSGVLQGVPMLLKDLGIAVKNRRNELGSRLAAGYVSSQDSNLTRKMREAGLVLLGRTTTPELAASTTTEPRFNGGTRNPWNTDYSAGGSSGGSAAAVASGMVPAAHATDGGGSIRVPASANGLFGLKPSRGRISMGPDVDEVWSGLAVHGFVSRTVRDTAALLNAVQGNEVGDPFIVAASHPNLNDCGSQNPGSLKIGVMTHPLNGQRSQPEVVEALNKTIGQLIALGHQVEDATPQIGSWDNFVELNTRFWAANTAAWIDGLASATSNPVNNEMLEPASLALWKLGHSLTATELVGAMHMRNTVTQAMGQFYQAYDILLTPTLPALPGLLGDYNRHQHDADGRGWMHHVFNQSPFTALANVCGTPAMSVPLGFHYSLNLPIGMQFCAGFNQENLLLALAGQLENACPWQTRKPAVCAGR; encoded by the coding sequence ATGAAACTGACAGAATATACTTCGTTCGACGGCACCGGCCTGGCTGAACTCATATCCCTGGGCGAGGTAACAGCGCAGGAAGTCAGAGATGCTGCCATCAACGCCATCACGAAAGTGAATGATGAAATTAACGCCGTCATTGAGGTCTGGGATGATGAGTGTGGCCTGAGTTCAGGCGTGCTTCAGGGCGTTCCCATGCTGCTCAAGGACCTGGGAATAGCGGTAAAAAACCGTCGAAATGAACTGGGAAGCCGACTGGCAGCCGGATACGTTTCGTCACAGGATTCAAACCTGACCCGCAAAATGCGGGAGGCAGGGCTTGTACTTTTGGGACGAACAACAACACCCGAACTGGCTGCGAGCACGACCACGGAGCCACGCTTTAACGGTGGCACGCGCAACCCGTGGAATACAGATTACAGTGCCGGAGGTTCCAGTGGCGGTTCAGCTGCCGCGGTCGCGTCAGGCATGGTGCCAGCCGCGCATGCTACTGATGGCGGCGGGTCAATCCGGGTGCCTGCTTCAGCGAATGGTTTGTTCGGACTGAAGCCAAGCCGCGGACGTATCAGCATGGGACCTGATGTCGATGAAGTCTGGTCAGGTCTTGCCGTGCATGGATTTGTCAGCCGAACCGTTCGTGACACCGCTGCGCTACTGAACGCCGTTCAGGGTAATGAGGTAGGTGATCCTTTTATCGTTGCTGCATCCCATCCAAATCTGAATGACTGCGGATCTCAGAATCCGGGTTCACTGAAAATCGGTGTCATGACGCATCCGCTGAACGGTCAGCGCAGCCAGCCAGAAGTCGTCGAAGCGCTCAATAAAACTATCGGACAGCTTATCGCGCTGGGTCATCAGGTGGAGGACGCCACGCCCCAAATCGGCAGTTGGGACAATTTTGTTGAACTGAACACACGCTTCTGGGCAGCTAATACCGCAGCCTGGATCGATGGGCTGGCGTCAGCAACCAGCAATCCCGTTAATAATGAGATGCTGGAACCGGCAAGCCTCGCTCTGTGGAAACTTGGCCATTCTCTTACGGCTACTGAGCTGGTCGGTGCAATGCATATGCGAAACACCGTCACGCAAGCGATGGGGCAATTTTATCAGGCATACGATATTCTGCTGACACCCACTCTTCCCGCTCTGCCAGGTCTGCTCGGTGATTACAATCGTCATCAGCACGACGCAGATGGGCGCGGCTGGATGCATCACGTTTTCAATCAGTCACCGTTTACTGCGCTGGCGAACGTATGCGGAACTCCCGCGATGTCAGTTCCTCTGGGCTTCCATTATTCCCTTAACCTGCCGATTGGCATGCAGTTTTGTGCAGGATTTAATCAGGAGAATTTATTGCTGGCACTGGCGGGTCAGCTTGAAAACGCCTGTCCGTGGCAGACAAGAAAACCGGCGGTTTGTGCTGGTCGCTAA
- a CDS encoding TetR/AcrR family transcriptional regulator, whose translation MQLGKLMQRTSQPRLPPRERILQAAESLFYQEGITRVTVDAIAAKAESTKMTLYRHFASKEALVQVWITLLIEDYNRVWEALAAQYEQQPGAQIMGFARYLKENLAGTLQRGCPFTNTLAETTGQFPEIRELIFAHKKKQFNRLVSLCGAAGITDPQTLAKEITLILEGLQVVAQNEGFDGAADFVLQKLEDKLRLAM comes from the coding sequence TTGCAACTGGGAAAACTCATGCAGAGAACATCACAACCCCGACTGCCACCTCGTGAACGCATCCTGCAGGCGGCGGAAAGTCTGTTTTATCAGGAAGGCATAACCCGGGTGACCGTGGATGCAATCGCAGCGAAAGCGGAGTCGACCAAAATGACCTTATATCGGCATTTCGCGTCCAAAGAGGCTCTGGTACAGGTGTGGATCACGTTACTGATTGAGGACTACAACCGGGTATGGGAGGCGCTGGCGGCACAATACGAACAGCAACCAGGTGCGCAGATTATGGGTTTTGCCCGTTATCTGAAGGAAAATCTGGCGGGAACATTACAGCGAGGATGTCCCTTCACAAACACTCTGGCAGAAACCACAGGTCAATTTCCTGAAATCAGGGAGCTGATCTTTGCTCACAAGAAGAAGCAGTTTAACAGGCTGGTTTCGCTCTGCGGCGCAGCAGGTATTACCGATCCACAGACGCTTGCGAAGGAGATAACGCTCATCCTGGAAGGCCTGCAGGTGGTGGCACAGAATGAAGGGTTCGATGGTGCTGCAGATTTCGTGCTGCAGAAACTGGAAGATAAACTCAGGCTGGCTATGTGA
- a CDS encoding glutathione peroxidase, whose amino-acid sequence MSPFYQLTATSLKGQPVPMVDYAGKVVLVVNTASHCGFTPQYAGLETLYKKYAAQGLVVLGFPCNQFGKQEPGGADEIAQTCHINYGVSFPMFGKVDVNGTSTHPIFHYLKDELPGILGGRIKWNFTKFLIGRDGKPIKRFAPTTTPEKMETAILAAL is encoded by the coding sequence ATGTCTCCCTTTTATCAACTCACGGCCACCAGCCTGAAAGGCCAGCCTGTCCCGATGGTCGACTACGCTGGCAAGGTGGTGCTGGTCGTTAACACCGCCAGTCATTGTGGATTCACGCCACAATATGCAGGCCTTGAAACACTCTATAAAAAGTATGCCGCCCAGGGGCTGGTGGTACTGGGTTTTCCCTGCAACCAGTTCGGTAAGCAGGAACCCGGCGGAGCCGATGAGATCGCGCAGACCTGCCACATCAACTACGGGGTGAGTTTTCCGATGTTCGGGAAAGTGGACGTCAATGGCACCTCAACGCACCCGATTTTTCATTACCTGAAAGATGAATTACCCGGCATTTTGGGTGGTCGTATCAAGTGGAACTTCACTAAGTTCCTGATCGGGCGTGACGGCAAACCGATTAAACGATTTGCCCCGACCACCACTCCGGAAAAAATGGAGACCGCCATTCTTGCTGCCCTTTGA
- a CDS encoding SDR family oxidoreductase produces MIFSLKNQVALVTGASSGLGYGCAEALAKEGACVVVNYHSQAEPAEELVEKIRADGGRAIAVKGDVSKEADVENLFDQTIAEFGRLDILIANSGLQKDAPSIEMTLEDWNTVLDVNLTGQFLCARAALRQFRSQEHRPELSRAVGKIIHMSSVHQLIPWAGHVNYAASKGGVDMLMKSLAQEVGEDRIRVNAVAPGAIATAINKESTSGEAGKELLKLIPYGRIGAAEDVANAVVWLASDLSDYVHGTTLFIDGGMSLYPGFRDNG; encoded by the coding sequence ATGATCTTTTCTCTCAAAAATCAGGTTGCGCTGGTTACCGGTGCCAGCTCAGGTCTCGGCTATGGCTGCGCAGAAGCACTCGCTAAAGAAGGTGCCTGTGTGGTGGTTAACTACCACAGCCAGGCGGAACCTGCCGAGGAGCTGGTTGAAAAAATCCGCGCAGACGGTGGCCGGGCCATCGCAGTGAAGGGCGACGTATCCAAAGAGGCAGACGTTGAAAATCTCTTTGACCAGACGATCGCTGAATTTGGCAGACTGGATATCCTGATCGCGAATTCAGGACTGCAGAAAGATGCTCCTTCCATTGAGATGACGCTTGAGGACTGGAATACCGTTCTGGACGTGAACCTGACCGGACAGTTCCTTTGCGCGCGTGCTGCGTTGCGTCAGTTCCGTAGCCAGGAACATCGCCCCGAACTCAGCAGAGCGGTGGGTAAGATTATTCATATGAGCTCGGTGCATCAGCTCATTCCATGGGCCGGACACGTCAACTATGCGGCATCTAAAGGCGGCGTCGATATGCTGATGAAAAGCCTGGCGCAGGAAGTGGGTGAGGATCGGATTCGTGTCAATGCAGTGGCACCTGGCGCTATCGCGACCGCGATTAACAAGGAAAGCACCTCAGGTGAGGCGGGCAAAGAGCTGTTAAAACTCATCCCGTATGGCCGCATCGGGGCGGCTGAAGATGTAGCGAATGCCGTCGTCTGGCTTGCCAGTGATCTGTCTGACTACGTTCACGGCACCACGCTGTTCATCGATGGCGGAATGAGCCTCTATCCCGGTTTTCGCGATAACGGCTGA
- a CDS encoding GNAT family N-acetyltransferase has protein sequence MHLASSPFILTNIIKKGMSMITVEKADPRSAESQLLITRLSEELAAITGNSGKSNFTMDCLDDERSLWVLARNDKGDAVGCGAIRPLTGDIAELKRMYSDRSSPAIGSALLTYLESAALNVGYSQIWLETRSVNHKAVNFYLRKGYERIENYGPYVNRKEAVCFAKSLN, from the coding sequence ATGCATTTAGCTTCCTCTCCTTTTATCCTGACGAATATCATCAAAAAGGGTATGAGCATGATAACAGTAGAAAAAGCCGATCCTCGTTCAGCAGAGTCTCAGCTTCTGATAACCAGATTGTCAGAAGAACTCGCGGCGATTACCGGTAATAGTGGCAAAAGTAACTTCACCATGGATTGTTTGGATGACGAGCGATCGCTCTGGGTACTCGCCAGAAACGACAAGGGCGATGCAGTAGGATGCGGCGCAATCAGACCCTTAACCGGCGATATTGCTGAACTCAAAAGGATGTATTCAGATCGCAGCTCTCCGGCTATTGGTAGTGCGTTACTCACTTACCTGGAAAGCGCCGCCTTGAATGTGGGATATAGCCAAATCTGGCTTGAAACGCGCTCGGTGAATCATAAGGCCGTAAATTTCTATCTGAGAAAGGGTTATGAGCGCATTGAGAATTATGGACCCTACG